The Nostoc sp. 'Lobaria pulmonaria (5183) cyanobiont' genome window below encodes:
- a CDS encoding adenylosuccinate synthase gives MANVIVIGAQWGDEGKGKITDLLSRSADVVVRYQGGVNAGHTIVVKGQTFKLHLIPSGILYPNTDCIIGCGTVIDPQILIAELDQLKELNISTDHLLISETAHVTMPYHRLIDQASEERRGSHKIGTTGRGIGPTYADKSERTGIRVLDLMDPDGLREQLEWTINYKNVILEKLYNLPPLDPQEVIEQYLGYAERLRPYVVDTSLKISDAIGRRRNILFEGAQGTLLDLDHGTYPYVTSSNPVAGGACVGTGVGPTTIDRVIGVSKAYTTRVGEGPFPTELDGELGELLCDRGAEFGTTTGRKRRCGWFDAVIGRYAVRINGMDCMALTKLDVLDELESIQVCVAYNIDGQRSEHFPTSSRQFARCRPIYKTLPGWKVSTTHCRTLEDLPQAALDYLKFLAELMEVPIAIVSLGASRDQTIIVEDPIHGPKRALLHPDGTPATLLSA, from the coding sequence TTGGCTAACGTCATTGTCATAGGTGCCCAATGGGGCGATGAAGGAAAAGGTAAAATAACTGACTTACTCAGCCGTTCCGCAGATGTTGTGGTGCGTTACCAAGGGGGTGTCAATGCTGGACACACGATTGTAGTTAAAGGTCAGACCTTTAAACTGCACTTGATTCCCTCTGGGATTTTGTATCCAAATACCGATTGCATTATCGGCTGTGGAACAGTCATCGATCCACAGATTTTGATCGCAGAACTCGACCAACTAAAAGAGTTAAATATTTCCACTGACCACCTGCTGATATCTGAGACAGCCCACGTAACGATGCCTTATCATCGATTAATTGACCAGGCATCTGAAGAACGACGGGGAAGCCATAAGATCGGCACCACAGGTCGGGGCATTGGGCCGACTTATGCTGATAAATCTGAACGTACAGGCATTCGGGTTTTAGACTTGATGGACCCAGATGGGCTGCGTGAGCAGTTGGAGTGGACGATTAATTATAAAAACGTCATTTTAGAAAAGCTTTACAACTTGCCGCCTCTAGATCCACAAGAGGTGATTGAGCAGTATTTGGGGTACGCAGAACGCTTGCGACCTTATGTTGTTGATACATCGTTGAAAATATCTGATGCGATTGGGCGACGGCGCAATATTTTGTTTGAAGGCGCACAAGGTACGCTCTTAGACTTAGATCATGGAACTTATCCCTATGTCACCTCCTCTAACCCGGTGGCGGGTGGGGCTTGCGTTGGAACTGGGGTAGGGCCGACAACGATTGACCGGGTAATTGGGGTGTCGAAAGCCTATACAACCCGTGTGGGAGAGGGGCCATTTCCCACTGAATTGGATGGAGAGTTGGGAGAATTGTTGTGCGATCGCGGTGCGGAATTTGGCACAACCACCGGACGCAAACGCCGCTGTGGCTGGTTTGATGCCGTCATCGGTCGCTATGCCGTGCGGATTAACGGCATGGATTGTATGGCGCTGACCAAACTGGATGTTCTCGATGAATTAGAGTCAATCCAAGTTTGTGTCGCATACAACATAGATGGTCAACGCAGCGAACACTTCCCCACCAGTTCTCGTCAATTTGCTAGATGTCGCCCCATCTACAAAACCTTACCGGGGTGGAAAGTGTCAACAACCCACTGCCGCACCCTAGAAGACTTGCCACAAGCAGCATTGGATTATCTCAAATTCTTAGCCGAATTGATGGAAGTTCCGATTGCGATCGTCTCACTAGGAGCCAGCCGCGATCAAACCATAATCGTAGAAGACCCTATCCACGGGCCCAAACGCGCTTTACTGCACCCCGACGGCACACCTGCTACCCTACTTAGTGCGTAA
- the glyS gene encoding glycine--tRNA ligase subunit beta — MPGFLLEVGTEELPASFLSDALVQWQERIPQSLEANSLKGDVQVYGTPRRLAVVIKGLPSQQPDREEEIKGPPAQAAFKNGQPTAAAAGFAKKQGVELDALSVRPTDKGEFVFVQKRISGRPVAEILTELIPLWIWGLEGKRLMRWGNGDARFSRPIRWLVALLDETVLPLELVNGSKTIQSDRLTQGHRVLHPEPVTIAQATDYVTTLKSASVTVDPEERGNLIAEQVKAVAENLGGYTVIYPDLLAEVTNLVEYPSVVVGKFEPEFLELPTEVITEVMVTHQRYFPVFKPGSFQQELLPNFITISNGDPKKSDIVAVGNERVIRARLADGRFFYEADLTKPIDSFLPQLEKVTFQEELGSVRAKVDRIVEIADQISSQLELAKNQSQRIQRAALLCKADLVTQMVYEFPELQGIMGEKYALASGEDAEVAKAIFEHYLPIGAGDSFPETLTGQIVGLADRLDTLVSIFGLGLIPSGSSDPFALRRAANAIVKITWRYNLPINLDNLLAQIATDFAAKYHKDRASLTTALQEFFLQRIRTLLQEEKQIDYDLVNAVLGENDPEYTERTLKDLLDVRDRALYLQKIRNDSTLDNIYETVNRSTRLAAQGDLDTKQLEPTTVVRQELFQKPSEIALYNALIESVPQTQAAQQTRNYQLLVAALAKIAPTVSNFFDGPDSVLVMDSDPEVKRNRLHLLGLVRNHARVLADFGAIVKNL, encoded by the coding sequence ATGCCTGGGTTTCTATTAGAAGTTGGTACAGAAGAACTACCTGCAAGTTTTCTCAGTGATGCTTTAGTGCAATGGCAGGAACGCATTCCCCAAAGCCTGGAAGCAAACAGCCTCAAGGGCGATGTCCAGGTGTACGGTACTCCCCGGCGGCTGGCGGTAGTGATTAAAGGTCTACCATCTCAGCAACCAGACCGAGAAGAAGAAATAAAAGGGCCCCCCGCCCAAGCCGCCTTTAAAAATGGTCAGCCGACAGCAGCAGCAGCAGGCTTTGCCAAAAAGCAAGGTGTGGAACTGGATGCGCTATCTGTTCGCCCCACTGACAAAGGGGAATTTGTATTTGTGCAAAAAAGAATTTCCGGTCGTCCTGTGGCGGAAATATTGACAGAACTGATTCCCCTATGGATTTGGGGTTTGGAAGGTAAGCGGTTAATGCGTTGGGGGAATGGGGATGCGAGGTTTTCCCGACCAATTCGTTGGCTAGTAGCTTTGTTAGATGAGACGGTACTACCTTTAGAATTAGTGAATGGTTCTAAAACGATTCAGAGCGATCGCCTGACTCAAGGTCATCGGGTCTTACATCCTGAACCTGTGACAATTGCCCAAGCTACTGATTATGTTACCACCCTCAAGTCTGCATCTGTCACCGTTGACCCAGAAGAACGGGGGAATCTGATCGCAGAGCAAGTAAAGGCAGTAGCAGAGAATTTAGGCGGGTATACAGTAATTTACCCCGATTTGTTAGCGGAAGTAACCAACCTTGTAGAATATCCTTCCGTAGTTGTTGGTAAATTTGAACCAGAATTTTTGGAATTACCAACAGAGGTAATTACTGAAGTCATGGTTACTCATCAACGTTATTTTCCTGTATTCAAACCAGGGAGTTTTCAGCAAGAATTATTGCCCAACTTCATCACCATTTCTAACGGCGATCCGAAAAAATCAGATATTGTTGCCGTCGGCAATGAAAGGGTAATTCGTGCCAGATTAGCTGATGGCAGATTTTTCTACGAAGCTGATTTAACTAAGCCAATAGATAGCTTTTTACCCCAGTTAGAAAAAGTCACTTTTCAAGAAGAATTGGGTTCGGTGCGTGCCAAGGTAGATAGAATAGTTGAAATTGCCGACCAAATTAGCAGTCAATTAGAATTAGCAAAGAATCAAAGCCAAAGAATCCAACGTGCTGCTTTATTATGTAAAGCAGATTTGGTGACACAAATGGTGTATGAATTCCCAGAATTACAAGGTATCATGGGAGAAAAATATGCCTTAGCTAGTGGTGAAGATGCCGAAGTTGCAAAGGCAATTTTTGAACATTATTTGCCAATAGGAGCAGGTGATAGTTTCCCGGAAACGCTCACGGGTCAAATCGTCGGTTTGGCAGATAGATTAGATACTTTGGTGAGTATCTTTGGTTTAGGTTTAATTCCCTCTGGTTCTTCTGATCCCTTTGCTTTACGTCGGGCGGCTAATGCTATAGTTAAAATTACTTGGCGTTATAATTTACCGATAAATTTAGATAATCTATTGGCACAAATAGCCACGGACTTTGCAGCAAAATATCATAAAGACCGGGCATCATTAACCACAGCATTACAAGAGTTTTTCTTACAACGCATCCGCACTTTACTACAAGAAGAAAAGCAGATTGATTACGACTTGGTAAATGCAGTTTTGGGAGAAAATGACCCAGAATACACAGAACGGACGTTAAAAGATTTATTGGATGTCCGCGATCGCGCCTTATACTTACAAAAAATCCGCAACGACAGTACTTTAGATAACATCTACGAAACCGTTAATCGTTCCACACGATTAGCCGCCCAAGGTGATTTAGATACAAAACAGCTAGAACCAACAACCGTAGTCCGTCAAGAATTATTCCAAAAGCCTTCTGAGATAGCTTTGTATAATGCGCTAATCGAATCAGTACCTCAAACTCAAGCAGCACAGCAGACACGAAATTATCAACTGTTAGTAGCAGCATTAGCAAAAATTGCTCCGACAGTTAGTAACTTCTTTGATGGCCCAGATAGTGTTTTAGTTATGGACTCCGATCCAGAAGTCAAGCGTAATCGGTTACATCTGCTCGGATTAGTTCGCAATCATGCCCGTGTTTTAGCTGACTTTGGTGCGATCGTCAAAAATCTGTAG
- a CDS encoding bifunctional aminoglycoside phosphotransferase/ATP-binding protein yields the protein MTEVTLPAFIEQMLQPGFYPHPVTEPIQLIQTHISYVVLTGDYAYKLKKPVNFGFLDFSTLDKRQHFCQEELRLNQRGAGELYLEVLPITLVGEQYQLGGTVEPVEYALKMRQFPEESLLSTLFEQGKLNETLLAELGRVVAQYHAQAQTNDYIRTFGEVPNVRAAFDENYQQTEKYIGGPQTQAQFTETKQYTDNFFAERPELFASRIHNNYIRECHGDLHLRNIALWHDKILLFDCIEFNEPFRFVDVMYDVAFTVMDLSARQRKDLGNAFLNAYIEQTGDWEGLQVLPLYLSRQAYVRAKVTSFLLDDPSVPATVKEEATKTAADYYKQAWEYTKPNLGQLILMSGLSGSGKSTTARSLARQQGAIHLRSDAVRKHLGEIPLWEKGGDDLYTPEMTEKTYTRLLELGIILAKQGFSVILDAKYDKQQLRQEAIAQATKHQLPLQIIQCTAPLEVLKERLKNRTGDIADATADLLASQMKQAEPFTEEEQPYVKIWDTTQPQQAQLK from the coding sequence ATGACAGAAGTAACTCTTCCAGCTTTTATTGAGCAAATGTTGCAGCCGGGATTTTATCCCCATCCGGTAACAGAACCCATTCAACTAATTCAAACTCACATTTCTTATGTAGTGTTGACTGGAGATTACGCCTATAAACTGAAAAAACCTGTGAATTTTGGCTTTTTGGACTTTTCCACCTTAGATAAGCGGCAGCATTTTTGTCAGGAAGAGTTACGGTTAAATCAGCGGGGTGCTGGTGAACTGTATTTAGAAGTTTTGCCCATAACTCTGGTCGGGGAGCAATACCAGTTAGGGGGAACTGTTGAGCCTGTAGAATACGCGCTGAAGATGCGTCAGTTTCCTGAAGAGTCGTTATTAAGTACACTGTTTGAACAGGGTAAGTTAAATGAGACACTCCTAGCTGAGTTAGGACGGGTGGTAGCTCAATATCATGCTCAAGCACAGACGAATGATTACATTCGCACTTTTGGCGAAGTGCCAAATGTTCGGGCTGCCTTTGATGAGAATTATCAGCAAACTGAGAAGTATATTGGTGGCCCCCAGACTCAGGCGCAATTTACAGAAACAAAGCAATATACAGATAACTTTTTTGCCGAACGTCCAGAATTATTTGCTAGCAGAATTCACAACAATTATATTCGTGAATGTCACGGAGACTTGCACTTGAGAAATATTGCCCTGTGGCACGATAAAATTTTGTTGTTCGATTGCATTGAATTTAATGAGCCGTTTCGCTTTGTCGATGTGATGTACGATGTGGCATTTACGGTGATGGATTTGTCAGCTCGGCAGCGTAAAGACTTGGGTAATGCATTTTTGAATGCCTATATAGAGCAAACTGGAGACTGGGAAGGCTTACAAGTGCTGCCATTGTATTTAAGTCGTCAGGCTTATGTCCGGGCAAAGGTGACATCATTTTTACTAGACGATCCGAGTGTACCCGCGACGGTAAAGGAAGAAGCGACAAAAACGGCTGCTGATTATTACAAACAGGCTTGGGAATACACTAAACCAAACTTGGGACAACTAATTTTGATGTCGGGGTTGTCGGGTTCTGGTAAAAGTACCACAGCAAGGTCTTTAGCCCGTCAACAAGGAGCGATTCACCTGCGTTCTGATGCGGTGCGGAAGCATTTAGGGGAAATTCCTTTGTGGGAAAAGGGTGGCGATGATTTGTATACACCGGAGATGACCGAGAAAACTTACACACGGCTATTGGAATTGGGAATTATCCTGGCTAAACAAGGTTTTTCGGTAATTTTAGATGCCAAGTATGATAAACAACAATTACGGCAAGAAGCGATCGCACAAGCTACAAAGCATCAACTTCCCCTTCAGATTATCCAATGCACAGCACCCCTTGAAGTTCTAAAAGAGCGTTTGAAGAATCGCACTGGTGATATTGCTGATGCCACTGCCGATTTATTAGCCTCACAAATGAAACAAGCTGAACCCTTCACTGAAGAAGAACAACCTTATGTAAAGATTTGGGATACAACTCAACCACAACAGGCACAATTAAAATAA
- a CDS encoding ferredoxin-thioredoxin reductase variable chain, producing the protein MKVGDRVRVKDSVVVYHHPEHRSQPFDIKGTEGDVIAITTQWRDRPVSANLPILVQFSKKFKAHLRENELEII; encoded by the coding sequence ATGAAAGTTGGCGATCGCGTCCGCGTTAAAGATTCAGTAGTGGTGTATCATCATCCTGAACATCGGAGTCAGCCTTTTGACATAAAAGGCACAGAAGGCGATGTAATAGCTATTACCACCCAATGGCGAGACAGACCAGTAAGCGCTAATCTGCCAATTTTAGTCCAATTTAGTAAAAAGTTTAAAGCCCATTTACGTGAAAATGAGTTAGAAATCATCTAA
- the murD gene encoding UDP-N-acetylmuramoyl-L-alanine--D-glutamate ligase, which yields MPRATVIGLGKSGIAAARLLKREGWEVELSDSASADSIAERNTSETLLEQQQELAAEQITVKLGQSLELNGANLPQLIVVSPGVPWDIPVLVEARQLSIETIGEIELAWRNLQSLPWVGITGTNGKTTTTALIAAIFQAAELNAPACGNIGYAACEVALSQAGRGAEGQKGRSEETAIQNHIDWVIAEVSSYQIESSSSLAPQIGVWTTFTPDHLSRHQTLENYYNIKAKLLRQSELQVFNGDDAYLSQLGLSAWPDAYWTSVRGKDFLISEKGFYIEDGWVVEKLTATSAPEPIVKVSSLRMVGEHNQQNILMAVATARLAGINRDAIARAIREFPGVAHRLEHICTWEGIDFINDSKATNYDAAEVGLASVNSPAILIAGGEAKAGDDSGWLAQIQTKAAAVLLIGSAAPAFAKRLREVGYHTYHIVETMERAVPKSAELAKQYQAPVVLLSPACASFDQYRNFEVRGDRFRHLCLAWAGGWKPARVDLPEFENSTQESIVQSR from the coding sequence ATGCCTAGAGCTACTGTAATTGGATTGGGAAAGTCCGGTATTGCTGCGGCGAGATTGTTGAAACGGGAAGGTTGGGAGGTAGAGCTGAGCGATTCCGCCAGTGCGGACAGCATCGCTGAACGCAACACCTCCGAAACCCTCCTAGAACAACAACAAGAACTCGCTGCCGAGCAAATAACCGTTAAACTAGGACAATCCCTAGAATTGAATGGTGCTAATTTACCCCAATTAATAGTCGTTAGTCCTGGCGTGCCTTGGGATATTCCCGTATTAGTTGAGGCACGCCAATTAAGTATTGAAACCATTGGGGAAATAGAACTCGCTTGGCGAAATTTGCAATCGCTACCTTGGGTAGGAATTACTGGCACTAACGGTAAAACTACTACTACAGCTTTAATTGCTGCCATTTTCCAAGCAGCAGAATTAAATGCACCAGCTTGCGGTAATATTGGCTACGCTGCTTGTGAAGTCGCTTTATCTCAGGCGGGCAGAGGGGCAGAGGGGCAGAAGGGCAGAAGTGAAGAAACTGCAATCCAAAATCATATTGATTGGGTAATTGCCGAAGTTAGCAGCTATCAAATAGAATCTTCGAGTTCTCTTGCTCCCCAGATCGGAGTTTGGACGACTTTTACGCCAGATCACCTCAGTCGCCATCAGACTTTAGAGAACTATTACAACATCAAAGCCAAGTTATTACGTCAGTCTGAGTTGCAAGTATTCAATGGCGATGATGCCTACTTGAGCCAACTAGGTTTAAGTGCTTGGCCTGATGCCTATTGGACAAGTGTCAGAGGAAAAGATTTTCTGATTAGCGAAAAAGGCTTTTACATCGAAGACGGCTGGGTTGTGGAAAAATTGACTGCAACCTCTGCACCAGAACCGATTGTGAAAGTATCTAGTTTGCGAATGGTGGGAGAACATAACCAGCAAAATATTTTGATGGCAGTAGCAACAGCAAGATTAGCGGGAATTAATCGTGATGCGATCGCGCGTGCAATTCGGGAATTTCCTGGCGTTGCCCATCGTTTAGAGCATATCTGCACGTGGGAAGGTATTGATTTTATTAACGACAGCAAAGCCACCAACTATGATGCTGCTGAAGTTGGTTTAGCATCCGTTAACAGTCCAGCGATTTTAATTGCTGGTGGAGAAGCCAAAGCAGGTGATGATAGTGGCTGGCTAGCACAAATTCAAACCAAAGCTGCTGCTGTGTTATTGATTGGCTCTGCTGCACCCGCATTTGCCAAACGTCTTCGAGAGGTCGGGTATCATACATACCATATTGTGGAAACTATGGAAAGGGCAGTTCCCAAGTCGGCAGAATTAGCCAAGCAGTATCAAGCGCCTGTGGTATTGCTATCTCCGGCTTGTGCGAGTTTTGACCAGTACCGAAATTTTGAGGTACGGGGCGATCGTTTCCGTCATCTATGCCTTGCTTGGGCAGGAGGTTGGAAACCCGCCAGAGTAGACCTTCCAGAGTTTGAAAACTCTACTCAAGAGTCCATAGTTCAAAGTCGATAA
- a CDS encoding glycosyltransferase family 4 protein → MHILIYSYNYHPEPIGIAPLMTELAEGLVKRGHKVRVITGMPNYPQREIYDGYQNRWYLTEQKNGVTIARSYVRIKSKPNLVDRLLLELSFVFTSLPQAFKGGRPDVIILTVPPLLGTLPATTLGWVYNCPVVLNVQDILPEAAVRIGLLKNKWMIRTLAALEKFAYRTAHTISVIADGFRENLVNKGVPVNKIVCIPNWVNVNFIRPLPKQSNSWISNHQLNGKFVVLYSGNIALTQGLETVIEAAVCLRHIRDIVFVIVGESRALQRLQEYCLSNGADNVLLLPLQPREKLPEMLAASDVGLIVQKHNVISFNMPSKIPLLLASGRPIVGSVPATGTAAKAIELSGGGIVVEPESPQAMAAAVYDLYANPALGTKLGNTGRQFAEENYSLEQALDRYEWLFSHIVTNRKSTVGILPKFDSKKSVVDG, encoded by the coding sequence ATGCATATTCTAATTTATTCCTACAACTATCATCCAGAGCCAATTGGAATTGCTCCGTTAATGACTGAATTGGCAGAAGGACTAGTAAAGCGAGGTCATAAAGTGCGAGTGATTACGGGAATGCCCAACTATCCTCAGCGCGAAATTTACGATGGGTATCAAAATAGATGGTATCTTACAGAACAAAAAAATGGCGTCACAATTGCGCGAAGTTACGTCCGAATTAAGTCTAAACCTAACCTCGTGGATCGGCTATTACTGGAGTTGAGCTTTGTTTTCACAAGCTTACCCCAAGCCTTTAAAGGTGGGCGACCAGATGTGATTATCTTAACAGTCCCGCCCCTACTAGGTACGTTACCAGCAACAACATTGGGCTGGGTATACAACTGCCCAGTAGTTCTAAATGTGCAAGATATTTTACCAGAAGCTGCTGTGCGTATCGGGTTATTAAAAAACAAGTGGATGATTCGAACTCTTGCAGCTTTAGAGAAATTTGCATATCGGACTGCACACACTATTAGTGTAATCGCTGATGGGTTTCGTGAGAATTTAGTAAATAAAGGAGTACCTGTTAATAAAATCGTTTGTATTCCCAATTGGGTAAATGTAAATTTCATTCGCCCGTTACCGAAACAGAGCAACTCTTGGATATCTAACCATCAACTAAATGGGAAATTTGTAGTACTTTATTCAGGCAACATTGCTCTAACGCAAGGTTTAGAGACAGTAATAGAAGCAGCCGTTTGTTTACGTCATATCAGAGATATTGTTTTTGTCATTGTTGGCGAATCAAGAGCATTGCAAAGGTTGCAGGAATATTGTCTATCAAATGGAGCAGATAATGTTTTGCTACTACCGTTACAGCCGCGAGAAAAACTACCTGAAATGCTAGCAGCTTCTGATGTCGGGCTAATTGTGCAAAAGCACAATGTGATTTCGTTCAATATGCCTTCAAAAATACCACTCTTATTGGCGAGTGGTCGCCCAATTGTGGGTTCAGTTCCTGCCACTGGTACTGCTGCTAAAGCGATCGAACTCAGTGGTGGTGGGATAGTTGTTGAACCAGAATCACCCCAAGCAATGGCTGCCGCGGTGTATGATTTATATGCTAATCCTGCTCTAGGAACGAAGCTAGGTAACACAGGAAGACAATTTGCCGAAGAAAACTATTCCTTAGAGCAAGCGCTCGATCGGTATGAGTGGCTTTTTTCTCATATTGTTACTAACCGAAAATCAACTGTGGGTATCTTACCAAAATTCGATTCTAAGAAATCAGTTGTGGATGGTTAA
- a CDS encoding 50S ribosomal protein L25/general stress protein Ctc, protein MAITVESQKRLEGSKPRALRRAGLIPANLYGHKGTESISFTIDAKTVERLLKRASVNNTLIDLNITDAPWRGNTLLRELQIHPAKGTPYHLSFFAVAGHGDTTVEVRLRFVGTAVGVKEEGGFLDTVITELQVSCAPENIPEIIEIDVSNLQIGDSLRVQELVLPQGVTVLGDTEQVVVSVSQPQISAAAEDEAELETETTSEAT, encoded by the coding sequence ATGGCTATTACAGTCGAATCTCAAAAACGTCTAGAAGGCAGCAAGCCAAGAGCTTTGCGCCGTGCTGGACTGATACCTGCCAATTTGTATGGTCATAAGGGTACAGAATCCATTTCTTTCACCATTGATGCCAAAACTGTTGAGCGCTTGCTCAAAAGAGCTTCCGTCAACAACACCTTGATTGATTTAAATATTACCGATGCACCTTGGCGCGGTAATACCTTGCTGCGGGAACTTCAGATTCATCCCGCAAAAGGTACGCCTTACCACCTCAGCTTTTTCGCGGTTGCGGGCCACGGCGACACCACTGTAGAAGTACGGCTGCGTTTTGTGGGAACTGCTGTTGGTGTTAAAGAAGAAGGTGGTTTTTTAGACACTGTTATCACTGAGTTGCAAGTGAGTTGTGCGCCAGAAAACATCCCGGAAATAATTGAAATTGATGTCTCTAATCTGCAAATCGGAGACAGCTTGCGTGTTCAGGAGCTAGTCTTGCCTCAAGGTGTCACAGTTCTTGGTGATACGGAGCAAGTCGTAGTTAGCGTCTCGCAGCCGCAAATCAGCGCTGCTGCTGAGGATGAAGCTGAGTTAGAGACTGAAACAACCTCTGAAGCTACGTAA